Proteins from a single region of Streptomyces glaucescens:
- a CDS encoding aliphatic sulfonate ABC transporter substrate-binding protein translates to MPATPALRRVLAVIAVLPLLALAACGYGSQAKDLDDVQVAAGARKTDGLDSVRIGYFGNLTHATALVGREKGFFQKELGGTEVKYATFNAGPSEIEALNSKSIDIGWIGPSPAINGYVKSGGENLRIIGGSASGGVKLVVNPQKIKSLKDVKGKRIGTPQLGNTQDVAFLNWAAEQGWKVDPQSGKGDVSVVRTDNKIAPDAYKSGSIDGAWVPEPTASKLVAEGAKVLLDEAGLWPDEKFVITNIIVSREFLENHPKAVEAVLRASVETNAWINAHPDEAKRAANERLAADTGKPLPAEVIDPAWKSITFLDDPLAATLEAQAGHAVRAGLLEEPDLSGIYDLTLLNKVLAAEGGATVDDAGLGAR, encoded by the coding sequence GTGCCTGCCACCCCCGCCCTGCGCCGCGTCCTCGCGGTGATCGCCGTGCTGCCGCTGCTCGCGCTCGCCGCCTGCGGCTACGGCTCCCAGGCGAAGGACCTCGACGACGTCCAGGTCGCCGCGGGCGCGCGGAAGACCGACGGTCTCGACTCGGTCCGCATCGGCTACTTCGGGAACCTGACCCACGCCACCGCCCTGGTCGGCCGGGAGAAGGGCTTCTTCCAGAAGGAGCTGGGCGGCACCGAGGTGAAGTACGCGACGTTCAACGCGGGCCCGTCGGAGATCGAGGCGCTGAACTCGAAGTCGATCGACATCGGCTGGATCGGCCCGTCCCCGGCGATCAACGGCTATGTGAAGTCGGGCGGCGAGAACCTGCGGATCATCGGGGGTTCGGCCTCCGGTGGCGTGAAGCTGGTGGTGAACCCGCAGAAGATCAAGTCGCTGAAGGACGTCAAGGGCAAGCGGATCGGCACTCCGCAGCTCGGCAACACCCAGGACGTGGCGTTCCTCAACTGGGCGGCGGAGCAGGGCTGGAAGGTCGACCCGCAGAGCGGCAAGGGGGACGTGTCCGTCGTCCGCACCGACAACAAGATCGCCCCGGACGCCTACAAGTCCGGTTCGATCGACGGGGCGTGGGTTCCGGAGCCGACCGCGTCCAAGCTGGTCGCCGAGGGCGCGAAGGTGCTGCTCGACGAGGCCGGTCTGTGGCCGGACGAGAAGTTCGTGATCACCAACATCATCGTGTCCCGGGAGTTCCTGGAGAACCACCCGAAGGCCGTCGAGGCGGTGCTGCGGGCGTCGGTCGAGACCAACGCGTGGATCAACGCCCACCCGGACGAGGCGAAGCGGGCCGCGAACGAGCGGCTGGCGGCCGACACCGGCAAGCCGCTGCCCGCCGAGGTCATCGACCCGGCCTGGAAGTCCATCACCTTCCTCGACGACCCGCTGGCCGCCACCCTCGAAGCCCAGGCCGGGCACGCGGTGCGGGCCGGCCTGCTGGAGGAGCCCGACCTGTCGGGCATCTACGACCTCACGCTCCTCAACAAGGTCCTCGCGGCCGAGGGCGGCGCCACCGT
- the cysD gene encoding sulfate adenylyltransferase subunit CysD — MTTVATIEEGTGTPYALSHLDALESEAVHIFREVAGEFERPVILFSGGKDSIVMLHLALKAFTPAPVPFSLLHVDTGHNFPEVIEYRDRAVARHNLRLHVASVQDYIDRGVLKERPDGTRNPLQTLPLTEKIQSEKFDAVFGGGRRDEEKARAKERVFSLRDEFSQWDPRRQRPELWNLYNGRHAPGEHVRVFPLSNWTELDVWQYIAREGIELPEIYFAHEREVFLRNGMWLTAGEWGGPKDGETVEKRLIRYRTVGDMSCTGAVDSDATTLDAVIAEIAASRLTERGATRADDKLSEAAMEDRKREGYF, encoded by the coding sequence ATGACGACCGTCGCCACGATCGAGGAGGGCACCGGCACGCCGTACGCCCTCTCGCACCTGGACGCGCTGGAGTCCGAGGCCGTCCACATCTTCCGCGAGGTGGCGGGTGAGTTCGAGCGGCCGGTGATCCTGTTCTCCGGCGGCAAGGACTCCATCGTCATGCTGCACCTGGCGCTGAAGGCGTTCACGCCCGCGCCGGTGCCGTTCTCCCTGCTGCACGTGGACACCGGGCACAACTTCCCCGAGGTCATCGAGTACCGGGACCGCGCGGTCGCCCGGCACAACCTGCGGCTGCACGTCGCCTCCGTGCAGGACTACATCGACCGCGGGGTGCTCAAGGAGCGCCCGGACGGCACGCGCAACCCGCTCCAGACGCTGCCGCTGACGGAGAAGATCCAGAGCGAGAAGTTCGACGCCGTGTTCGGCGGCGGGCGCCGCGACGAGGAGAAGGCCCGCGCCAAGGAGCGGGTGTTCTCCCTGCGCGACGAGTTCTCCCAGTGGGACCCGCGCCGCCAGCGCCCGGAGCTGTGGAACCTGTACAACGGCCGCCACGCGCCCGGCGAACACGTCCGCGTCTTCCCGCTGTCCAACTGGACCGAGCTGGACGTGTGGCAGTACATCGCCCGCGAGGGCATCGAACTGCCGGAGATCTACTTCGCCCACGAGCGCGAGGTGTTCCTGCGCAACGGCATGTGGCTGACCGCCGGCGAGTGGGGCGGGCCGAAGGACGGCGAGACCGTCGAGAAGCGGCTCATCCGCTACCGGACCGTCGGAGACATGTCCTGCACGGGTGCCGTCGACTCCGACGCCACCACGCTGGACGCCGTGATCGCCGAGATCGCCGCCTCGCGGCTGACCGAGCGCGGCGCGACCCGCGCCGACGACAAGCTGTCCGAGGCCGCGATGGAAGACCGCAAGCGCGAGGGGTACTTCTAA
- a CDS encoding GNAT family N-acetyltransferase — protein MTNIPVTTWSLEQTSPTDLLPAAEPEGGIRVVRAEVPSPEFSRFLYTAVGGDIRWTDRLGWTYAQWEEELRRPGAETWVAYDRGTPAGYVQLDPQDDGAVEIVYFGLLPAFRGRRIGGYLLSYGTARAWDLADRWPERTPTKRVWLHTCSKDGAFAMDNYLRRGFKLFDTRVEEEPEIATPGPWPGAYPA, from the coding sequence ATGACGAACATCCCCGTGACCACCTGGTCGCTGGAGCAGACCTCGCCGACGGACCTGCTCCCGGCCGCCGAGCCCGAGGGCGGCATCCGGGTCGTCCGCGCCGAGGTGCCCTCCCCCGAGTTCAGCCGCTTCCTCTACACCGCGGTGGGCGGGGACATCCGCTGGACCGACCGGCTCGGCTGGACGTACGCCCAGTGGGAGGAGGAACTGCGGCGCCCGGGCGCGGAGACCTGGGTGGCCTACGACCGGGGCACGCCCGCCGGTTACGTCCAGCTCGACCCGCAGGACGACGGGGCGGTGGAGATCGTCTACTTCGGGCTGCTCCCGGCCTTCCGGGGCCGCCGGATCGGCGGGTACCTGCTGTCGTACGGCACCGCGCGAGCCTGGGACCTGGCCGACCGCTGGCCGGAGCGGACGCCGACGAAGCGGGTGTGGCTGCACACGTGCAGCAAGGACGGCGCCTTCGCGATGGACAATTACCTGCGCCGGGGCTTCAAGCTCTTCGACACCCGGGTCGAGGAGGAACCGGAGATCGCCACGCCCGGCCCGTGGCCGGGTGCATACCCTGCCTGA
- a CDS encoding nitrite/sulfite reductase has product MAATPQNPAAATPRRKVSRHRGEGQWAAGHFTPLNGNEQFKKDDDGLNVRTRIETIYSKRGFDSIDPNDLRGRMRWWGLYTQRKPGIDGGKTAVLEPEELDDEYFMLRVRIDGGALTTRQLRVIGEISQEFARGTADITDRQNVQYHWIRIEDVPAIWERLEAVGLSTVTACGDTPRVMVGSPVAGIAEDEIIDATPALEEMKRRVLNNPAYSNLPRKFKTAISGSPLLDVVHEINDVAFVGVRHPEHGPGFDVWVGGGLSTNPKLGVRLGAWVPIDEVPDVYEGVISIFRDYGYRRLRNRARLKFLVADWGAEKFRQVLEDEYLKRKLTDGPAPDQPSRQWRDHIGVHRQKDGRFYVGFAPRVGRVDGATLTKIADLAEAHGSGRVRTTVEQKMIVLDVEQDRVDSLVDGLEALDLTARPSSFRRGTMACTGIEFCKLAIVETKQRGSSLIDELERRLPEFDEPITINLNGCPNACARIQVADIGLKGQLVLNDRGEQVEGYQVHLGGALGLEAGFGRKVRGLKVTSEELPDYIERVLKRFQAEREEGERFAAWAARASEEALS; this is encoded by the coding sequence ATGGCCGCCACCCCGCAGAACCCTGCCGCCGCGACTCCCCGCCGCAAGGTGAGCCGTCACCGCGGTGAGGGTCAGTGGGCCGCGGGGCACTTCACCCCGCTCAACGGCAACGAGCAGTTCAAGAAGGACGACGACGGTCTCAATGTGCGGACACGCATTGAGACGATCTACTCCAAGCGCGGTTTCGACTCGATCGACCCCAACGACCTGCGCGGCCGGATGCGCTGGTGGGGTCTGTACACCCAGCGCAAGCCCGGGATCGACGGCGGCAAGACCGCGGTCCTGGAGCCGGAGGAGCTGGACGACGAGTACTTCATGCTGCGCGTGCGCATCGACGGCGGAGCGCTCACCACCCGGCAGTTGCGCGTCATCGGCGAGATCTCGCAGGAGTTCGCCCGCGGCACCGCCGACATCACCGACCGGCAGAACGTCCAGTACCACTGGATCAGGATCGAGGACGTGCCCGCGATCTGGGAGCGCCTGGAGGCCGTGGGCCTGTCCACGGTCACCGCGTGCGGCGACACCCCGCGCGTGATGGTCGGCTCGCCCGTCGCCGGCATCGCCGAGGACGAGATCATCGACGCCACCCCGGCGCTCGAGGAGATGAAGCGCCGGGTCCTGAACAACCCGGCGTACTCCAACCTCCCCCGCAAGTTCAAGACCGCGATCTCCGGCTCCCCGCTGCTGGACGTGGTGCACGAGATCAACGACGTGGCCTTCGTCGGCGTCCGCCACCCCGAGCACGGCCCCGGCTTCGACGTGTGGGTGGGCGGCGGCCTGTCCACCAACCCCAAGCTCGGCGTGCGGCTCGGCGCCTGGGTGCCGATCGACGAGGTCCCCGACGTCTACGAGGGCGTCATCTCGATCTTCCGCGACTACGGCTACCGGCGGCTGCGCAACCGCGCCCGCCTGAAGTTCCTGGTCGCCGACTGGGGCGCGGAGAAGTTCCGCCAGGTGCTGGAGGACGAGTACCTGAAGCGCAAGCTCACCGACGGGCCCGCCCCGGACCAGCCCTCCCGGCAGTGGCGCGACCACATCGGCGTGCACCGCCAGAAGGACGGCCGCTTCTACGTCGGCTTCGCGCCGCGCGTCGGCCGGGTCGACGGCGCCACCCTGACGAAGATCGCCGACCTCGCGGAGGCGCACGGCTCCGGCCGGGTGCGCACCACCGTCGAGCAGAAGATGATCGTCCTCGACGTCGAGCAGGACCGGGTCGACTCGCTCGTCGACGGTCTGGAGGCGCTGGACCTCACGGCCCGGCCGTCCTCGTTCCGGCGCGGCACCATGGCCTGCACCGGCATCGAGTTCTGCAAGCTCGCCATCGTCGAGACCAAGCAGCGCGGCTCCTCGCTCATCGACGAGCTGGAGCGCCGGCTCCCCGAGTTCGACGAGCCGATCACCATCAACCTCAACGGCTGCCCGAACGCCTGCGCGCGTATCCAGGTGGCGGACATCGGTCTCAAGGGCCAGCTGGTCCTGAACGACCGGGGCGAGCAGGTCGAGGGCTACCAGGTGCACCTGGGCGGCGCGCTCGGCCTGGAGGCCGGCTTCGGGCGCAAGGTGCGCGGCCTGAAGGTGACCTCCGAGGAGCTGCCCGACTACATCGAGCGGGTCCTCAAGCGCTTCCAGGCGGAGCGCGAGGAGGGCGAGCGGTTCGCCGCCTGGGCGGCCCGGGCCTCCGAGGAGGCGCTGTCGTGA
- a CDS encoding sulfate adenylyltransferase subunit 1 has product MTTTTTEELSATTLLRFATAGSVDDGKSTLVGRLLHDSKAVLTDQLEAVEQASRSRGQEAPDLALLTDGLRAEREQGITIDVAYRYFATPRRRFILADTPGHVQYTRNMVTGASTAELTVILVDARNGVVEQTRRHAAIAALLRVPHAVLAVNKMDLVGYDEKVFAAIAEEFTAYATELGVPEVTAIPISALVGDNVVEPSASMDWYGGPTVLEHLETVPVSHDLAHCHARLPVQYVIRPQTADHPDYRGYAGQIAAGTFRVGEQVTVLPSGRTTTVTGIDLLGEPVDVAWTPQSVTLLLADDIDISRGDLIVPSEDAPPTTQDVEATVCHVADAPLTVGHRVLLKHGTRTVKAIVKDIPSRLTLDDLSLHPHPGRLVANDIGRVKLRTAEPLPLDSYADSRRTGSFILIDPNDGTTLTAGMVGESFASPEPVKDAAEDDGWDF; this is encoded by the coding sequence ATGACCACGACCACGACCGAGGAACTCTCGGCCACCACCCTGCTGCGGTTCGCCACCGCGGGCTCCGTCGACGACGGCAAGTCCACCCTCGTCGGACGGCTGCTGCACGACTCCAAGGCGGTCCTCACCGACCAGCTGGAGGCCGTCGAGCAGGCCTCGCGCAGCCGCGGCCAGGAGGCACCCGACCTCGCGCTGCTGACCGACGGCCTGCGCGCCGAGCGGGAGCAGGGCATCACCATCGACGTGGCCTACCGTTACTTCGCCACGCCCCGGCGCCGGTTCATCCTCGCCGACACCCCCGGCCACGTGCAGTACACGCGGAACATGGTCACGGGTGCGTCCACGGCCGAGCTGACGGTGATCCTCGTCGACGCCCGCAACGGCGTGGTCGAGCAGACCCGCCGGCACGCCGCCATCGCCGCGCTGCTGCGGGTGCCGCACGCCGTCCTCGCCGTCAACAAGATGGACCTCGTCGGCTACGACGAGAAGGTGTTCGCGGCGATCGCCGAGGAGTTCACCGCGTACGCCACCGAGCTGGGCGTCCCGGAGGTCACCGCGATCCCGATCTCGGCGCTCGTCGGCGACAACGTCGTGGAGCCGTCCGCGAGCATGGACTGGTACGGCGGCCCGACGGTCCTCGAGCACCTGGAGACGGTCCCGGTCAGCCACGACCTGGCGCACTGCCACGCGCGGCTGCCCGTGCAGTACGTGATCCGGCCGCAGACCGCCGACCACCCCGACTACCGCGGCTACGCCGGGCAGATCGCGGCGGGCACCTTCCGCGTCGGCGAGCAGGTGACCGTCCTGCCGTCGGGCCGCACCACCACGGTCACCGGCATCGACCTGCTCGGCGAGCCGGTCGACGTGGCCTGGACGCCGCAGTCGGTGACGCTGCTGCTCGCGGACGACATCGACATCTCACGCGGCGACCTGATCGTGCCGAGCGAGGACGCCCCGCCGACCACCCAGGACGTCGAGGCGACCGTCTGCCACGTGGCCGACGCGCCGCTCACGGTCGGCCACCGGGTGCTGCTCAAGCACGGCACCCGCACGGTGAAGGCGATCGTGAAGGACATCCCGTCCCGGCTGACGCTGGACGACCTGTCCCTGCACCCGCACCCGGGCCGGCTCGTCGCCAACGACATCGGCCGGGTGAAGCTCCGTACCGCCGAGCCGCTGCCGCTCGACTCCTACGCCGACTCGCGCCGCACCGGCTCGTTCATCCTGATCGACCCGAACGACGGCACCACCCTCACCGCCGGGATGGTCGGCGAGTCGTTCGCCTCTCCGGAGCCCGTCAAGGACGCGGCCGAGGACGACGGGTGGGACTTCTGA
- a CDS encoding acyl-CoA dehydrogenase family protein, which translates to MARRTHTVTNQAPPLSGYDVYAADRALVAAVERHLAPELLDEARSELSGLGRTSGSAQVQEWGVLANEHPPRLRTHDRYGNRIDEVEFHPAWHRLLGKGVSAGLTAAWTRSGGHVRRAAAFLVWTQVEAGNGCPLSMTHAAVPALRADPALAAEWEPRLTSTVYDRELRPAARKAGVLFGMGMTEKQGGSDVRANTTVAAPLAEDGTYELTGHKWFCSAPMSDGFLVLAQAPEGLTCFLVPRVLPDGSRNVFLLQRLKDKLGNRSNASAEVEFDGTWARRVGEEGRGVRTIIEMVAATRLDCVLGSAGLMRQAVAQAVHHCAHREAFGGKLADRPLMRNVLADLALESEAATTLALRLAAAWDDGGEQERAFLRLAVPAAKYWVTKRCPAVAVEAAECLGGNGYVEESGLPRLVRESPLNSIWEGAGNIQALDVLRVLRREPAALNATLTEVGLARGADHRLDTAIKGLLTELADLEGVEARARRVVERLALVLQGSLLVRFAPPEVADAFCAARLGGDGGASFGTLPHTLDLGAIVTRARPID; encoded by the coding sequence ATGGCACGTCGCACCCACACCGTGACCAACCAGGCCCCGCCGCTGTCCGGCTACGACGTCTACGCCGCCGACCGGGCGCTGGTGGCGGCGGTCGAACGGCACCTGGCCCCGGAGCTGCTCGACGAGGCGCGCTCGGAGCTGTCCGGGCTCGGCCGGACCTCCGGGTCGGCGCAGGTGCAGGAGTGGGGGGTGCTCGCGAACGAGCACCCGCCGCGGCTGCGCACCCACGACCGGTACGGCAACCGGATCGACGAGGTCGAGTTCCATCCGGCCTGGCACCGGCTGCTCGGCAAGGGCGTGTCGGCGGGGCTGACCGCGGCCTGGACGCGGTCCGGCGGGCATGTGCGGCGGGCCGCGGCCTTCCTGGTGTGGACGCAGGTCGAGGCGGGCAACGGCTGTCCGCTGTCGATGACGCACGCGGCGGTGCCCGCGCTGCGCGCCGACCCGGCCCTGGCGGCGGAGTGGGAGCCCCGGCTGACGTCCACGGTGTACGACCGTGAGCTGCGGCCCGCGGCGCGCAAGGCCGGGGTGCTGTTCGGCATGGGGATGACCGAGAAGCAGGGCGGCAGCGACGTCCGCGCCAACACGACGGTGGCGGCGCCGCTGGCGGAGGACGGCACGTACGAGCTGACCGGGCACAAGTGGTTCTGCTCGGCGCCGATGTCGGACGGGTTCCTGGTGCTGGCGCAGGCCCCCGAGGGGCTGACCTGCTTCCTGGTGCCGCGGGTGCTGCCGGACGGCTCGCGGAACGTCTTCCTCCTCCAGCGGCTGAAGGACAAGCTGGGCAACCGGTCGAACGCGTCCGCGGAGGTGGAGTTCGACGGGACGTGGGCGCGCCGGGTCGGCGAGGAGGGCCGGGGGGTGCGGACGATCATCGAGATGGTCGCGGCGACCCGGCTGGACTGTGTGCTCGGCTCGGCGGGGCTGATGCGGCAGGCGGTGGCGCAGGCGGTCCACCACTGCGCGCACCGGGAGGCGTTCGGCGGGAAGCTGGCCGACCGGCCGCTGATGCGCAACGTTCTGGCCGATCTGGCGCTGGAGTCGGAGGCGGCGACCACGCTGGCGCTGCGGCTGGCGGCCGCCTGGGACGACGGGGGCGAGCAGGAGCGCGCCTTCCTGCGGCTCGCGGTGCCCGCCGCCAAGTACTGGGTGACCAAGCGCTGCCCGGCGGTGGCGGTGGAGGCCGCCGAGTGCCTGGGCGGCAACGGGTACGTGGAGGAGTCCGGGCTGCCCCGGCTGGTGCGCGAGTCGCCGCTGAACTCGATCTGGGAGGGCGCGGGGAACATCCAGGCGCTGGACGTGCTGCGGGTGCTGCGGCGGGAGCCGGCCGCGCTGAACGCCACGCTGACGGAGGTCGGCCTGGCGCGGGGCGCCGATCACCGGCTGGACACGGCGATCAAAGGGCTGCTCACCGAGCTGGCCGATCTGGAGGGCGTGGAGGCGCGCGCCCGGCGCGTGGTGGAGCGGCTGGCGCTGGTGCTGCAGGGTTCGCTGCTGGTGCGGTTCGCCCCGCCGGAGGTGGCCGACGCGTTCTGCGCCGCCCGGCTGGGCGGGGACGGGGGTGCGTCGTTCGGGACGCTGCCGCACACCCTGGACCTGGGCGCGATCGTGACTCGGGCGCGGCCCATCGACTGA
- a CDS encoding helix-turn-helix domain-containing protein yields the protein MANWPLHATRLAATDAVTRLAASDAARAARVLSEVRDAALSGQRAPLAPRPVIGESWGRMLRSGVDPEHDFRSGLLTAEEVRRRRAESPLRHVLPVLREGLVKAADAAHHIMVVADADGRVLWREGSAAVLRKADALGFLLGADWRETTVGTNGVGTPAVVRRPVQVFAAEHFVRSHTTWTCAGAPITDPRDGRLIGVVDVSGPLETMHPATLAWVDSVAKLAEARLRERHVTALERLRAVAAPALARLGGRALVVDREGWTAAVTGMPYTSRIALPASLSAGRRPFPALGMCAVEPLEGGWLVRVAGDEPLPRDAFTRVELDVTRPRRWTVTVSGSLGSWTHELSPRHAELLYLLAVHRAGRSAAELAEDVFGDAARTVTVRAELSRVRRYLGGFLEHRPYRFCEDVDVTVLRPRDPRDLLPHSTAPAVARARVTAPAR from the coding sequence GTGGCGAACTGGCCGTTGCACGCGACGCGGCTCGCCGCCACCGACGCGGTGACGCGGCTCGCCGCCTCGGACGCGGCGCGGGCGGCGCGGGTGCTCAGCGAGGTGCGCGACGCCGCCCTGTCCGGACAGCGCGCGCCGCTCGCGCCCCGGCCGGTGATCGGCGAGTCCTGGGGACGCATGCTGCGCAGCGGGGTGGATCCCGAGCACGATTTCCGGTCGGGGCTGCTCACCGCGGAGGAGGTCCGGCGGCGGCGTGCTGAGTCCCCGCTGCGGCATGTGCTGCCGGTGCTGCGGGAGGGCCTGGTGAAGGCGGCGGACGCCGCGCACCACATCATGGTGGTCGCCGACGCGGACGGGCGGGTGCTGTGGCGGGAGGGCAGCGCGGCGGTGCTGCGCAAGGCGGACGCGCTGGGGTTCCTGCTGGGCGCGGACTGGCGGGAGACCACGGTGGGCACCAACGGGGTGGGCACTCCGGCCGTGGTGCGGCGGCCCGTGCAGGTGTTCGCGGCCGAGCACTTCGTGCGCTCGCACACCACCTGGACGTGTGCCGGGGCGCCGATCACCGATCCCCGTGACGGGCGGCTGATCGGGGTGGTGGACGTCAGCGGCCCGCTGGAGACCATGCATCCGGCCACCCTGGCCTGGGTGGACTCGGTGGCCAAGCTCGCCGAGGCCCGGCTGCGCGAGCGGCATGTGACGGCCCTGGAGCGACTGCGCGCGGTGGCGGCCCCGGCGCTGGCCCGGCTGGGCGGGCGGGCGCTGGTGGTGGACCGGGAGGGCTGGACGGCGGCGGTGACGGGGATGCCCTACACCAGCCGGATCGCGCTGCCCGCGTCGCTGTCGGCGGGCCGCCGCCCGTTTCCGGCGCTGGGCATGTGCGCGGTGGAGCCGCTGGAGGGCGGCTGGCTGGTGCGGGTGGCCGGGGACGAGCCGCTGCCGCGGGACGCCTTCACCCGCGTCGAGCTGGACGTGACGCGGCCGCGCCGGTGGACGGTGACGGTGTCCGGCAGCCTGGGGTCGTGGACGCACGAGCTGAGTCCCCGGCACGCCGAACTGCTGTACCTGCTGGCCGTGCACCGGGCCGGGCGCAGTGCGGCGGAGCTGGCCGAGGACGTGTTCGGCGACGCGGCGCGCACGGTGACCGTGCGGGCCGAGCTGTCGCGGGTGCGGCGGTACCTCGGGGGATTCCTGGAGCACCGGCCTTATCGTTTCTGCGAGGACGTCGACGTGACCGTGCTGCGGCCCCGCGACCCCCGTGACCTGCTGCCGCACTCCACCGCCCCGGCCGTCGCCCGGGCGCGGGTCACGGCCCCGGCGCGCTGA
- a CDS encoding putative leader peptide produces the protein MPGTGIALVSRRHVDLGRMSSAICPAR, from the coding sequence ATGCCTGGAACTGGAATTGCCTTGGTGAGTCGACGCCACGTCGACCTCGGCCGCATGTCCAGCGCCATCTGTCCGGCCCGCTGA
- a CDS encoding phosphoadenylyl-sulfate reductase, whose protein sequence is MTTAHKPRTDDELRALAEQAGRDLEDASALEILRWAADTFGKRFCVTSSMEDAVVAHLASRVMPGVDVVFLDTGYHFEETIGTRDAVEAVMDVNVITLTPRQTVAEQDAQYGPKLHDRDPDLCCRLRKVQPLEEGLKDYAAWATGLRRDESPTRAGTPVVGWDEKRRKVKVSPIARWTQDDVDAYVAEHGVLTNPLLTDGYASIGCAPCTRRVLQGEDARAGRWAGRAKTECGLHG, encoded by the coding sequence ATGACGACGGCTCACAAGCCCCGGACGGACGACGAGCTGAGGGCGCTCGCCGAGCAGGCGGGCCGCGACCTGGAGGACGCCTCCGCGCTGGAGATCCTCCGGTGGGCGGCCGACACCTTCGGCAAGCGGTTCTGCGTCACCTCCTCGATGGAGGACGCGGTGGTCGCCCACCTGGCCTCCCGGGTGATGCCCGGCGTCGACGTCGTGTTCCTCGACACCGGCTACCACTTCGAGGAGACCATCGGCACCCGGGACGCGGTCGAGGCCGTGATGGACGTCAACGTCATCACGCTCACCCCGCGCCAGACGGTCGCCGAACAGGACGCCCAGTACGGCCCGAAGCTGCACGACCGGGACCCCGACCTGTGCTGCAGGCTCCGCAAGGTGCAGCCGCTGGAGGAGGGCCTGAAGGACTACGCGGCCTGGGCTACGGGCCTGCGCCGCGACGAGTCCCCGACCCGGGCCGGCACCCCCGTGGTCGGCTGGGACGAGAAGCGCCGCAAGGTGAAGGTCTCCCCCATCGCCCGCTGGACCCAGGACGACGTGGACGCCTATGTCGCCGAGCACGGCGTCCTCACCAACCCCCTGCTGACGGACGGCTACGCCTCCATCGGCTGCGCCCCCTGCACCCGCCGCGTCCTCCAGGGCGAGGACGCGCGCGCCGGCCGCTGGGCGGGCCGCGCCAAGACCGAGTGCGGACTGCACGGATGA
- the cysC gene encoding adenylyl-sulfate kinase gives MTTGATVWLTGLPSAGKTTIAYELAGRLREEGRRVEVLDGDEIREFISAGLGFGREDRHTNVQRIGFVAELLARNGVLVLVPVIAPYADSRDAVRKRHQANATPYVEVHVATPVEVCSVRDVKGLYAKQAAGELTGLTGVDDPYEEPESPDLRIESQNQTVQESAASVYALLTERGLA, from the coding sequence GTGACGACCGGAGCCACCGTCTGGCTCACGGGCCTGCCGAGCGCCGGCAAGACCACCATCGCGTACGAGCTGGCCGGCCGGCTGCGCGAGGAGGGCCGCCGGGTGGAGGTGCTCGACGGCGACGAGATCCGCGAGTTCATCTCGGCGGGCCTCGGCTTCGGCCGCGAGGACCGGCACACCAATGTGCAGCGCATCGGCTTCGTCGCCGAACTGCTCGCCCGCAACGGCGTGCTCGTCCTCGTCCCGGTGATCGCGCCGTACGCCGACAGCCGGGACGCGGTGCGCAAGCGGCACCAGGCCAACGCGACACCGTACGTCGAGGTGCACGTGGCCACGCCCGTCGAGGTGTGCTCCGTGCGCGACGTGAAGGGCCTGTACGCCAAGCAGGCGGCGGGCGAGCTGACCGGGCTGACCGGCGTCGACGACCCGTACGAGGAGCCGGAGTCGCCCGATCTGCGGATCGAGTCCCAGAACCAGACCGTGCAGGAGTCCGCGGCGTCGGTGTACGCGCTGCTCACTGAAAGGGGACTGGCATGA